The following coding sequences are from one Acidobacteriota bacterium window:
- a CDS encoding sodium:solute symporter family protein, producing the protein MIPALFVFAYLATVLYIGIFAFRRKAGDHPAEDYFLANRSLGNAVFLLSLFGTNMTAFAILGSSGHAFANGIVTYGLMASSSALVVPLSLFFIGTRVWSLGKRFGFMTPVQMFRDRWECSHIGTIISVVQTALLLPYIIIGVMGGGTTLYAISGGRIPFWLGGAVVALVVMSYVFFGGMRGTAWVNAFQTTLFLIFGAIALGVIGAGMGGFGKAMNEMLASPTTTSLLTREKVSPLYFFSYTFIPLSSINFPHMIIFCLTAERVQHFKKTVILYPLCMLAIWLPAVFLGVAANRAVNVPAIEQKLEARRALTALAPAFSPEQRNELRAKAAGDDVLLRLLEAYAPLWLAGLLGAGIMAAVMASDSQILALSTMFTEDIFAFYEGKERFGEKAQVMTGRLFVVGLTLIAYFIALKFPQPIFDLAVSYAFSGYSALMPLMIAALFWKRSTKWGALASTLWAAVSVAAIAIFQSVVAAPKVIWSIGGWEVLARTPGGTSVFGLLPVVPMTIVSAILMVVVSLMTAKPAEETIRRYFQKSI; encoded by the coding sequence TTGATTCCAGCCCTGTTTGTCTTCGCCTATCTGGCGACGGTGCTTTACATAGGCATTTTCGCATTCCGCCGCAAAGCTGGCGATCACCCTGCGGAAGATTACTTTCTGGCCAACCGCTCGCTCGGCAATGCAGTGTTTTTACTCTCGCTATTCGGCACGAACATGACCGCCTTCGCCATTTTGGGCTCTTCGGGCCATGCGTTTGCCAACGGCATTGTGACGTATGGGTTGATGGCTTCGTCGTCGGCGCTGGTCGTTCCGTTGTCGCTGTTTTTCATCGGCACGCGCGTCTGGTCGCTGGGCAAACGATTCGGCTTTATGACGCCGGTGCAAATGTTCCGCGACCGTTGGGAATGCAGCCACATCGGCACCATCATTTCCGTCGTTCAAACCGCGCTGCTGTTGCCGTACATCATCATCGGCGTGATGGGCGGAGGCACAACGCTTTATGCCATCAGCGGCGGGCGAATTCCCTTCTGGTTGGGTGGCGCGGTCGTTGCACTGGTCGTGATGAGCTACGTCTTTTTCGGCGGCATGCGCGGAACGGCCTGGGTCAACGCCTTTCAAACCACACTGTTTCTGATTTTCGGAGCCATCGCGTTGGGAGTGATTGGCGCTGGAATGGGCGGATTCGGCAAAGCGATGAACGAGATGCTGGCGTCGCCGACGACGACTTCTCTGCTGACGCGAGAGAAAGTTTCGCCGCTGTATTTTTTCAGCTATACATTCATTCCGCTCTCTTCGATCAACTTTCCGCACATGATCATTTTCTGCCTGACCGCCGAACGTGTGCAGCATTTCAAAAAGACCGTCATTCTGTATCCGCTGTGTATGCTGGCCATCTGGCTGCCCGCAGTCTTTCTGGGCGTCGCCGCCAACCGAGCCGTCAACGTTCCCGCCATCGAACAAAAGCTGGAAGCGCGTCGAGCACTGACCGCGCTCGCACCGGCATTTTCGCCGGAACAGAGAAACGAGCTTCGCGCGAAAGCTGCCGGAGACGATGTCTTGCTGCGATTGCTGGAAGCATACGCCCCGTTGTGGCTTGCGGGTTTGCTGGGCGCAGGGATTATGGCTGCGGTGATGGCCAGCGATTCCCAGATTCTGGCGCTTTCGACCATGTTTACCGAAGACATTTTCGCCTTTTACGAAGGCAAGGAACGCTTCGGCGAAAAAGCGCAAGTGATGACCGGTCGCCTGTTCGTCGTCGGATTGACACTGATCGCCTATTTCATCGCGCTGAAATTCCCGCAGCCGATTTTCGACCTCGCCGTGTCGTATGCGTTTTCAGGATATTCGGCCTTGATGCCGCTGATGATTGCCGCACTCTTCTGGAAACGCAGCACCAAATGGGGAGCCTTGGCTTCGACTTTGTGGGCAGCCGTGAGCGTCGCCGCCATCGCCATCTTTCAATCCGTCGTGGCGGCTCCGAAAGTGATCTGGTCAATTGGCGGCTGGGAAGTGTTGGCAAGAACGCCGGGCGGGACTTCGGTGTTTGGCTTGCTACCGGTCGTGCCAATGACGATTGTCTCGGCGATTTTGATGGTTGTGGTTTCGTTGATGACCGCGAAACCCGCAGAAGAAACGATCCGGCGTTATTTTCAAAAGTCTATTTGA
- a CDS encoding type II toxin-antitoxin system PemK/MazF family toxin has translation MNEGDLILTPVPQANGQTKNRPALFLREMPPFQDALVCGISTQLQQEVVGFDEIIRKQDGDFVTSGLVADSLVRLGFLAIIPRNKIIGSIGSIDKARHTRLLTNLSDYLVK, from the coding sequence ATGAACGAGGGTGATTTGATTCTTACGCCAGTGCCTCAAGCTAATGGGCAAACCAAAAACCGACCTGCGCTGTTTTTGCGAGAGATGCCGCCTTTTCAAGATGCGCTTGTCTGCGGAATCAGCACACAGTTGCAACAGGAAGTTGTCGGGTTTGACGAAATCATCCGCAAACAGGATGGCGATTTTGTCACCAGCGGTTTAGTCGCGGATTCTCTAGTTCGCCTTGGTTTTCTCGCCATTATCCCGCGTAACAAGATCATTGGCAGTATTGGCTCAATTGACAAGGCAAGACATACGAGATTATTGACGAACCTCAGCGATTACTTGGTCAAATAG
- a CDS encoding HigA family addiction module antidote protein: MFKNALPPIHPGEFLRETLEELELSQAEFARTIGVTPTRISQLLRGLRPVAAELALLFRRALGQSPQYWLNLQAAYDLKMAECAIGKRLNSIAALLLA, translated from the coding sequence ATGTTCAAGAACGCACTGCCACCAATTCATCCTGGAGAATTCCTGCGCGAGACATTGGAGGAGTTGGAATTGTCGCAAGCGGAATTTGCCCGAACGATTGGAGTCACGCCGACGCGTATCTCGCAGTTATTACGTGGCCTCAGGCCTGTGGCGGCGGAACTGGCGCTGTTGTTCAGACGCGCGCTGGGGCAATCGCCGCAGTATTGGCTGAATCTTCAGGCTGCTTATGACTTGAAGATGGCGGAATGTGCCATCGGCAAACGCCTGAATTCAATCGCCGCGTTACTGCTAGCTTGA
- a CDS encoding NAD(P)/FAD-dependent oxidoreductase, with amino-acid sequence MANHPSNYVDVLIVGAGLSGIGAACHLQRECPNKSIAILEGRSGIGGTWDLFRYPGIRSDSDMYTMGYKFKPWREAKAIADGPSILNYVRETAAEYGVDKKIRFNQKVVKASWSSETARWTVESRHSETGEVSTMTCNFLMMCSGYYRYDAGYTPEFPGIEQFRGTIIHPQKWPEDLNYAGKRVVVVGSGATAVTLVPAMAETAKHVTMLQRSPTYMVSLPGSDAVANALRRVLPEKMVYTLTRWKNVLFGMLIYQMSQRRPELVKRLIKKQLRKELGPDYDIDRDFTPPYNPWDQRMCLVPDGDLFIAMREKRASIVTGLIDTFTPTGLKMKSGEHLDADIIITATGLDLVALGGASLTVDGQLVQLNKSMNYKGCMLTGLPNLSFVFGYTNASWTLKADLLCAYVCRLLNYMDKHGYRQVMPRLNDPSVEDMPLLNLTSGYIQRAMDRFPRQGSKLPWRLYQNYFFDTMMIRFGAIQDDALEFRKEESHAKVGEVATA; translated from the coding sequence ATGGCAAACCATCCTTCAAATTACGTAGACGTATTGATCGTTGGCGCGGGGCTTTCGGGCATCGGCGCGGCCTGTCATTTACAACGCGAATGTCCGAACAAATCCATCGCCATTTTGGAAGGCCGCTCAGGCATTGGCGGCACGTGGGATTTGTTTCGCTATCCTGGCATCCGCTCCGATTCGGATATGTACACGATGGGATACAAATTCAAACCCTGGCGTGAAGCCAAAGCCATTGCCGATGGCCCTTCGATTTTGAACTACGTTCGCGAAACCGCCGCCGAATACGGCGTGGATAAAAAGATTCGTTTCAATCAAAAGGTCGTCAAAGCTTCATGGTCAAGCGAAACCGCGCGCTGGACGGTCGAAAGTCGCCACAGCGAAACCGGGGAAGTTTCCACCATGACCTGTAACTTTTTGATGATGTGCAGCGGCTATTACCGGTACGACGCTGGCTACACGCCGGAGTTTCCCGGCATTGAACAGTTCCGAGGGACGATCATTCATCCACAAAAATGGCCTGAAGATTTGAATTACGCGGGCAAACGCGTCGTGGTCGTCGGCAGCGGAGCTACTGCCGTGACCCTGGTTCCGGCAATGGCCGAAACCGCCAAACACGTGACGATGTTGCAGCGGTCGCCGACGTACATGGTTTCGCTGCCCGGTTCGGACGCCGTTGCCAATGCCTTGCGCCGCGTGCTGCCTGAAAAAATGGTGTACACGCTGACGCGATGGAAGAACGTGCTGTTCGGAATGCTGATCTACCAGATGTCCCAGCGGCGACCGGAATTGGTCAAGCGGCTGATCAAGAAACAATTGCGTAAAGAACTTGGGCCGGATTACGACATTGATCGCGACTTCACGCCTCCGTACAACCCCTGGGATCAGCGAATGTGTCTGGTTCCCGACGGCGATCTGTTTATTGCCATGCGTGAAAAGCGCGCCTCCATCGTCACCGGCCTGATTGACACCTTCACGCCCACCGGACTGAAGATGAAATCGGGTGAACACCTGGACGCCGACATCATCATCACGGCTACGGGGCTGGATTTGGTTGCGCTGGGAGGCGCTTCGCTCACAGTAGACGGGCAACTGGTGCAATTGAACAAATCCATGAATTACAAAGGCTGCATGCTGACCGGCCTCCCAAACTTGTCGTTTGTGTTTGGCTACACCAACGCTTCGTGGACGCTGAAGGCGGATTTGCTTTGCGCGTATGTTTGCCGGTTGCTCAATTATATGGACAAACACGGCTACCGCCAGGTGATGCCGCGCCTGAACGACCCGTCGGTGGAAGATATGCCGTTGTTGAATTTGACTTCGGGCTACATCCAACGCGCGATGGATCGCTTTCCCCGCCAAGGTTCCAAACTGCCGTGGCGGCTTTATCAGAATTACTTTTTCGACACGATGATGATCCGCTTCGGCGCGATTCAGGATGATGCGCTGGAGTTTAGGAAAGAAGAGTCGCACGCGAAGGTCGGCGAGGTGGCGACAGCATAA
- a CDS encoding DinB family protein, translated as MITVATILDLFAHMQWADAAVWKAVLALPAATEDAKLQEVLYHLHVVQRAFLKAWRGESFEDGFPKFSDARSLQDWARGYYAEVNTHLDNLDEDSLKQPMPLPWAAMVEKRFGRTPEITTVGETALQVALHTAYHRGQVNARLRELGGEPPLVDYIAWLWQGRPAADWN; from the coding sequence ATGATTACCGTCGCAACGATCCTGGACTTGTTTGCACACATGCAATGGGCGGATGCCGCCGTCTGGAAAGCCGTTCTGGCGTTGCCAGCGGCAACCGAAGACGCGAAGCTGCAGGAAGTGCTCTACCATCTGCACGTTGTTCAACGCGCATTTTTGAAGGCTTGGCGCGGCGAATCGTTTGAAGATGGATTTCCAAAATTCAGCGACGCTCGGAGTTTGCAGGATTGGGCGCGAGGTTATTACGCAGAAGTGAACACACATCTCGACAATCTCGACGAAGACAGCTTGAAGCAACCAATGCCTTTGCCGTGGGCAGCGATGGTGGAGAAACGGTTTGGCCGCACTCCCGAAATCACGACCGTCGGCGAAACAGCCTTACAAGTGGCGCTGCACACTGCGTATCACAGAGGGCAAGTGAATGCTCGGCTTCGGGAATTGGGCGGCGAACCTCCACTGGTGGATTACATCGCCTGGCTTTGGCAGGGAAGACCTGCTGCGGATTGGAACTGA